A single Mangrovimonas sp. YM274 DNA region contains:
- a CDS encoding transketolase family protein, whose product MKTYTYTEKKDTRSGFGAGLAELGRTNPDVVALCADLTPSLKMGEFIKENPERFFQIGIAEANMMGIAAGFTIGGKIPFTGTFANFSTGRVYDQIRQSIAYSGKNVKICASHAGLTLGEDGATHQILEDIGLMKMLPGMTVINPCDYNQTKAATIAIAEHEGPVYLRFGRPSVPIFTPADQKFEIGKAIQLTEGTDVTIVATGHLVWEALEASKALYEQGISAEVINIHTIKPLDEKAILDSVAKTGCIVTAEEHNYLGGLGESVARVLATNNPTPQEFVATQDTFGESGTPAQLMDKYGLNADAIVKASQTVMKRK is encoded by the coding sequence ATGAAAACATATACATATACAGAAAAGAAAGATACAAGAAGTGGTTTTGGAGCTGGTTTGGCTGAATTGGGACGTACCAATCCTGATGTTGTAGCGCTATGTGCCGATTTAACGCCATCCTTAAAAATGGGCGAGTTCATCAAAGAAAACCCGGAGCGTTTTTTCCAAATAGGAATTGCTGAAGCCAACATGATGGGAATTGCTGCCGGTTTCACCATTGGAGGTAAAATTCCTTTCACAGGAACTTTCGCCAACTTCTCAACAGGTCGTGTTTATGACCAAATCCGTCAGTCTATCGCCTATTCAGGTAAAAACGTAAAAATATGTGCTTCTCACGCCGGTTTAACGTTAGGAGAAGATGGTGCAACCCACCAAATCCTTGAAGATATTGGATTAATGAAAATGCTTCCAGGAATGACGGTAATCAATCCTTGTGATTACAACCAAACCAAAGCAGCTACCATCGCTATCGCAGAACATGAAGGCCCTGTTTACTTACGCTTCGGGCGTCCGTCTGTGCCAATCTTTACACCTGCCGATCAGAAATTTGAAATCGGAAAAGCGATTCAGTTAACTGAAGGAACAGATGTTACCATCGTAGCAACTGGTCACTTGGTATGGGAAGCTTTGGAAGCCTCTAAAGCATTGTACGAGCAAGGTATTTCTGCAGAGGTTATCAACATCCACACCATCAAACCATTAGACGAGAAAGCTATTTTGGATTCTGTAGCTAAAACAGGTTGTATTGTAACTGCTGAAGAGCACAACTACCTTGGTGGTCTTGGAGAAAGTGTTGCTAGAGTATTGGCAACAAACAATCCAACGCCTCAAGAATTTGTAGCAACTCAAGATACTTTTGGGGAATCTGGAACGCCAGCTCAATTGATGGACAAGTACGGATTGAACGCTGACGCCATTGTAAAAGCATCGCAAACGGTAATGAAAAGAAAATAA